The DNA region GGTGGGAAGGTAAATCCGGTAGAGGAGTGGGGCAGAGTATACCAGTTGATAGAGGAGTGGGAGCAGTTATACCAGGTTTAGATAAGATACGTTAACGATGGTAGATAAGGAGGTGACAGTTAAATCTAAAAGGCATACCAGGTTAGATAAGAGTGGAAGTTATCATAGAAGTGGCTTCAGTAATAGATGGACAGTTATCCCAGGTAGATAAGGGAGTGGAGACAGTATACAGGTTAGATACGGGAGTGGACAGTAAGTACCCAGGTTACGATAAGGGAGTGTGGACAGTTATTACCCAGTACTAGACTAAGGGGAGTGTGGACAGTTATACCAGGTTAGATAAGAGATGGGGATAATAACCAGTTACATAAGGAGTGGAGACAGTTTCACCAGTTATAATaagaggagtgggagacagaGATTACCCAGGTTAGATACGGGGAGTGGAGACAAGATTACCCAGGTTAATAAGCGGAGTGGAGACAGTATACCCAGGTTAGATATAGGGGAGTTGGGGACATTATACCCAGGTTTTAGATAGGGGAGTGGAGACAGTATACCCAGGTTGATAAAGGGGATGGGGACAGTTTATACCCAGGTTAGATAAGGGGCAGTGTAAACAGTTAAATGGACGACCCAGGTTAGATAAGGGTTGTGGGAGATAATATACCCAGTTAGTAAGATGGAGACAGTTTATAACCCAGTTAGATAAGAGAGTGGAGAGCAGAGCATACCAGGTTAATAAGGGATGGAGACGAGATACCCAGTTAGATAAGGGGAGTGGAGACAGTTATAACCCAGGTACTAGGATACAGTTAGTACCGGTATAGAAAGGAGGTGGGCAGTTATCTACCCAGTTAGATAAGGGGAGTGTGGACAGTTATACCCCGTTAGTGAAGGGAGTGAAGACGTGTGTAAGAGGTGAATTATAACCACAGTTAGATAAGGGAGTGCGGACTTATACCCAGTTAGATAAGGGAGTGGGCACAGTTAACCAGGTTAGATAAGGGGAGTGGAGACAGTTATACCCAGGGTTATGATAAGGGGAGTGGAGAACAGTTATACCACAGTTAGATAAGGGGAGTGGAGACAGTTATACCCAGGTTAGATAAGGGAGTGGAGACAGTTATACAGGTAGATAAGAGGAGTGGACATTATAGCCCAGGTAGATAGGGGAGGAGACAGAACCAGGTTGAGATAAGGGAGTCGTGGACAGTTATACCCAGGTTAGATAAGGGGAGTGGAGCAGTTATACCCAGGTTAGATAAGGGGAGTGGAGACAGTTATACCAGGTTATGATAGGGGAGTGTGGACAGTTATACCCAGTTTAGATAAGGGGAGTGGCGACAGTTATACCCAGTTAGATAAGGGGAGTGGAGACAGTTTATACCAGGTTAGCTAAGGGGAGTGGGCATATTACCAGGTTAGATAAGGGAGTGGGGACAGTTATACCCGGTTAGATAGGGGAGTGGGGACAGTTATACCAGGTTGATAAGGGGAGTGGAGACAGTTATACCAGGTTAAGATAGGGGAGTGGGAGACAGGGTTATACCCAGGTTTAgatagaggagtggagacagttATACCAGGTTAGATAAGAGGAGTGGGACAGTTATACCCAGTAGATCAGGGGAGTGTGGACTATACCCAGTTAGATAAGGGAGTGGGACGTTTACCAGGTTAGATAGGGAGTGGAACAGTTATCCCAGGTGAATAAGGGGAGTGGAGATAGTTATACCAAGTTAGATAAGGGGAGTGGGACAGTTATACCGGTAGATAAGGGGAGTGGGGACAGTTATACCCAGGTTAGATAAGGGGAGTGGACAGTTTATACCCAGGTTAGATAAGGGGAGTGGAAGACAGTTATACCCAGTTAGATAGGGAGTGGAGAAAGTTATACCCAGGTTAGATAAGAGGGTGTGGATAATTATACCCAGGCTAGATAAGGGGAGTGGAGACAGTTATACCCAGGTTACGATAAGAGGAGTGGAGACAGATACCAGGTTAGATAAGGGGAGTGGAGACAGATACCCGGTTAGATAAGGGGAGTGAGACAGTTTATCCAGGTTAGATAAGGGATGGGACAGTTATACCCAGGTTAGATAAGGGAGTGGAGACAGTTACCCAGTTAGATAAGGGGAGTGGGGACAGTTATACCCAGGTTAGATAAAGGGGAGTGTGAGACAGGTTAATACCCAGGTTAGATAAGGGTGTGGGGAAAGTTTATACCCAGGTTAGATAAGGGGATGGAGACAGTTATCCAGGTTAGATAAGAGAGTGGAACAGAATACCCAGGTTAGATAAGGGGAGTGGAGACAGTAGATACCCAGGTTAGATAAGGGAGTGGAACAGTTATACCAGGTTAGATAAGGGGAAGTGGGACAGTTATACCCAGGTTAGATAAGGGGAGTGTGGACAGTTAACCCGGTTAATAAGAGGGTGGGATAATTATACCCAGGTTAGATAAGGGGAGTGGGGACAGTTATACCCAGGTTAGATAAGGGGAGTGGGGACAGTTATACCCAGGTAATAAGGGAGTGGAGCAGTTATACCCAGGTTAGATAAGGGGAGTGGACGTTATACCCAGGTTAGATAAGGGAGTTGGAGACAGTTATACCCAGTTAGATAAGGGAGTGGGACAGTTATACCAGGTTAGATAtagaggagtggagacagttATACCCGGTTATAATAAGGGGAGTGGGGACATTTATACCCAGGTTAGATAAGGGAGTGGAGACAGTTATACCACAGGTTAGATAAGGGGAGTGTGGACAGTTATACCCAGGTTAGATAAGGGAGTGGGACAGTTTACCCAGGTTAGATAAGGGGATGTGGAGACAGTATACCCAGGTTAAGATAAGGGATTGTGGAGTATCAGTATAGTGGAGCATCCAGGTTAGATAAGGGAGTGGGGACAAGTTATACCCAGGTTAGATAAGGGGAGTGGGACAGTTAATACCAGGTTAGATAAGGGAGTGGAGACAGTTATACCAGGTTAGATAAGGGAGTGGACAGTTATACACAGGTTAGATAAGGAGTGGGGACAGTTATACCCAGGTTAGATACAGCGGGGTGTGAGCAGTTTATTATCCCAGGTAGATTAAAGGGGAGTGGAGACAGTTATACCCAGGTAGATTAAGAGAGATGAGACAGTTAATACCCAGTAATAAGGAGTGAGTGGAGATAGTTATACACCAGGTTAATAAGGAGTGGTGGGCACAGTTATACCAGGTTAGATAGGGGAGTGGAGACAGTTATCCCAGGTTAGATAAGAGGACGTGAGACGTATACACAGGTTAGATAGGGAGTGGCGATAGTTATACCAAGTTAGATTAAGGGGAGTGGGGCAGTTTATCCCAGGTTAGATAAGGGGAGTGGGCAGTTATACCCAGGTTAGANNNNNNNNNNNNNNNNNNNNNNNNNNNNNNNNNNNNNNNNNNNNNNNNNNNNNNNNNNNNNNNNNNNNNNNNNNNNNNNNNNNNNNNNNNNNNNNNNNNNGGCACAGAGGATGTGGAGTCAATGTCATGTCAGGCACAGAGGATGTGGAGTCAATGTCATGTCAGGCACAGAGGATGTGGAGTCAATGTCATGTCAGGCACAGAGGATGTGGAGTCAATGTCAGGTGGCAATCCGAGGGAGGGGTGCAGAAATGATCAGTTACTTCTCATTCAAGGCACTACGTTTTGACTTAATGGACAACGGACAGAGCTTGGAGACAAAGCTGTTTGTGTGCACTGCACTCTCAATCAACAAGACTGCCtcatgaacacattctcaatcaACAAGACTGCCtcatgaacacattctcaatttaCGGTCCACTGCATAGAATTCTACTGACAATTCAATGAAGCAACGCACCCTCAGGACAATGAGAGGAGTTATGTTCCACTCTGATAGAATAATGGGTAGAGTTGTGTGTGGTAACTTGGAATCTagagatagggggggggggggggggaatagcaAAGAAATAATGCATGCTCACCTAAGGCAAACACATTGGATAATCGTCCTAAAAATACCATCCAATCAAAACAATGAATGCTTGTGCACTTTAGAATGAATAGTCTATTACTAGTAGAGAAAATTGGGCACCAAACAACTTGAAATTCAGCACGTTTTATCAGTGCTACAACTGATGGCCATCACATGTGTTTAGGGCAGCAACATTTCCAGATAGAGTtctgaaatcctggttggagcGTCCCTTGAACCAGGAGGGAACAAGCACGGAGGTAACAAGCAGAGGGAATTCTTCAACTGGGAATCATCCCACAGAGATTTCTGACAAACTTACTGAGAACTTGCTGCGTCTAATTTCTGTTTCATTATTAATGAAAGTGAGAACGGCCAGAGAGGATACACTTGTGAATGGTGTGTTGATTCCTAGGTGTGGTGCAGGCCTACGTACGTACAGTAACAAGATGCTAATCAGCTTTGCTgactgttgggactctgctgttgccTGTCCGGGCCTAGAGCTGAAATGATATCATATCTGGCCACAGTTTACTAAACAATGCTGCTCAACTGAAGGCCGTCCAGAGGTCTATCCTAACCGTGGGAAACATGACTCACGCTGAAGTATTAAAAGGACCTGTTACTGAAATGTATTCCCATAGACTGACACAAAGGTGATAACTTTCAAAACTGAACAGTCATGATGGTTTTACTCCCCGTGATCCCTCACTGCATCCTTATTCAAATGAGATCAATTTGTGATGCAAATACCTTCCACCTAGGCCTATCTCTCTTGAGTTCATCGCTTTCACTGAAACACAGTCGAACCTTATGCATAGCTACGACATGGAGGATAGACCCACTGAACTTTCGGTATGTCACAATTCACGCCCTAAGCACATTCCACAACACTTCAGGTAATACAAGCACTTCCTACAAAAGGTGTCAAACAGCCAGTCAACAGAACAACCTCATCAGATCCTAGGTCTCAGTTCATTCAAATCCTCTCACTGTCCTCCTCATTCACAAGAAACTACAaaaccacataaaaaaaaaaaacggaaaccCCCGTTTCAAAACAGCAGCCCTTAAAACCCTACAAGTCCTGtcggttctttaaaaaaaagtgttggtTTCCTCCCAGGACGCAGCTCTAGCCACAACGTGACACGTGGCAGCTGTACTACGCCACACAGACAAGTCCCGGGCCCTCAGTGCAGAGTCCGTTTCAAAGTGTCGCCTATCCACCAATCATGAGACAcgatctctttccttctcttatTGGTTCTTTTAGGGAATGAGGAAATGAGACAGATGAACAGTGGGTGGCCATGGCATGATAGTTGAGTCGTGGACTATCAGAAATACCAGTCAGAGAATGTGGTCTTCAGAGAGGAGTAATGTGAGCCTGGATGCCACCATCTGTTTCTGTTTGACACCATCGCCTTTGTTGTTGCCCCAGGCTggaatactgtacacacactctgCACCAGTCACTGTTTGGAAGGGAAAATAATGGACAACTTGCAAATTCTTTTGAATGTTATCAGTTGAGATAGATGTCGCACTGTCTGAACATAAACAGGAGAAAGATGGTTGAGAGATGAAGAAATCCTTGTCTGAGCCAGACCGGCCCATTTCAGAGATAGTGACTTGGGAATAATTCTTCAAATAACTGAGCTTCTCTCTTGAGGACTTCTCATTCCTACTGTAATTCCATGGCTTTACAAACATTCTGTTTGGCCATGACACATGTACCGTTCTATTTATACTCCATCAGGTATGTAGTAGGTAGAAACCTAAACAATATCTAGACTTGTCAATTGATAGCATTTACAGATATAGAGTAAAAGTCAAACATAgcctactgaacaaaaatataaatgcaacatgcaacaattgcaaagattttactgagttacagttcacataagggaatcagtcaatttaaataaattaggccctaatctatggatttcacatgactgggcagggtgcagccatgagtgggccttggagggaataggcccacccacttggcgtggttacatgtggtctgcgtctgaggccggttggacgtactgccaaattctctaaaactaagttggaggcagcttatggtagagaaatggtggacattcctgcaaatTATCTTGGCTAAGGAGAACGGGGATGTaaccaaatttgtgcacaaaatttgagaggaataagctttttgttgcATAGggacaatttcagagattttttatttcagctcatgaaacatgggaccaacactttatatgttgtttttgtatttttgttcagtgtacataacaGTACATATACCAGGGAAGCATTGGATTTGGACTCACTCAATAGACAACAACTGAACTAACCACTGGCAACCACCATGTCCAACAGACTGCTTTCATTCTCATTTCAATCATGGATTCAACCTTCGGTGAGTCCTGGATTCCAGGCCWAGGAAACTCTRGCACTCACCTGTCTATGAACTGGTCGATGATGACGATGTCTCCCGGTTGRATCTCTTCCCGGAGGGAACCACAGGCCGTGGTGACCAGGAGATGTGTGCAGCCCTCCTCTCGCAACGCCCAGATGTTAGCCTGGTAGTTGACGTCGGTTGGCATGATGGTGTGCTGTCTCCCATGCCTAGGGACCAGTATAATGGGGAGTGTGAATAGTTTTCAGTGTTAACCGAAGGACAGTGAAAAGCCTGAAAATGAAATCGCTAAATCGACTCCTATAGCACCTAATCCCCTAGAAACTTCTGTATCTCTGAAAGGATTTGTATGTGTAGGCTAAGCAATACGTTTACAAACTCCACTTATAAAAAGGgcaagctgtttttttttttttgtttaatcatTCTAACTATACCTATCTGATTATTAGACATCTACATAGAGGGCTAGTGGTGGATTTGGTATTGGGGGAATGTTTAGCCTATAGGGTGTTGGAGAAGAGATCAGGTCAAATATGTTTTAAATTGCAATGCACAGCCACTAGATGGAGCAAATTCAtaagaaacagaggaggagttcATCTGGTTCAGTACACCTAGGATCTCTCCACAggtgaatctcaattgcatactcctcgcgtcctctctcctcgcctcatccacctccaatgggttttgagaaggaggcgagaggATGCAAAgagaatgcaattgagattctccaatTCATTCCACTGCTTACCTTGCAAGGAGCACACATTCAACATTTTTGATCTTCCCCATTATAAGGGCATCTGAAGGCTGGTTGGGTTGTCAGGGGAAAAATAGAAAAGATGGCATTAGGTAGAATCTWAAGCACAATTTTCAGCTGGTAAAAAAGATTGGYATTACACTGGAACGCAGAGATTGGTGTTGTCTAATAAACCAGACTGTTATACCAATCATTGGTATCCACCTCATTTTCTAAATGTTGCTATGGGCACAGCCAAACAACGGAAGTGATGGATTCGACTTCCGCTTTACTTCCCACAGCAGCACGCCGGTGGCAAACTTGACATACTAGGAGTTAAGTTAATTTCTAGGAGTATAAAGTTAATTTCTAGGAGTATAAAAGTCAAGTAAACGATTCTAcgtttaaagatgcactatgcggAAATCAcaccaccatttcctggttgctaaaattctaataattTGCCTAATTTTAGTTTGAggcaaaacaagcaatgtatagtgtagagaatcattgtagcatctaaacccctgtgaaatatattttccataatccTACAGGTTATCTGTGCGGTTGGTCCKTCAGCTGGTCAAAATGTTATWCYCGGCTACTGCCGTTGAMATTTCGATCCCCTGGCACAKGCGCAAAACCACGTAAACACCTGCAAGACTTTGGTTAACATACATGCATCACATGCATGAGCAAACATCTTGATTGCCRCACACATTCTCTGAGACCCCCGTTTTGAAGTCTGTTTAAGAATACTTTCCTGTYGATATTTTGTCAAAAAGTTTGACCAGCTGAAGGACCAACCCCATGGACAATCGGCAGAGTAaattcaaatataattttattcaacaatCGTGAGACAAGGGCCATTTTGTTTTATGTAAATGTGCGTGGCTATGTAGCTCTGGAAAACCCTTCTCGGTTACATTTGTCCACATTTGGCTCCATGTGAACTACAGACGCTGtgttttaacatttagaaatgtCAATAAACATCACTTTCAAACTGGTTTTGGAAACCTATGCCGATAGTCCCCTTATCTTTCATAACAGCAAGAAaaatctttcaaataaaaaagCTACACATTTCGTATAAGTTTTGCACAGTATCAACACTCTGTGTGTGCCTCCAGTTGACAAACTACACTTAACAGTTACGCTTACACACACTAGATAGCCAATGACTTGTGTAATGGAGCTGAAAGTCATTACACATAGGAatcattggacgaaggcgtcttctgtagAGGGGAGTTTGTTAAGAGCCACACCGCTCGGTCTGAATattaacacgcatcgcttgcgatacagttttggaagcataaaacaaaaaggttaaattaatacACAACTTTAtagggttcccacacggccatatttccatgtttactgaaaacagacagaagacagagtggactacctgtgctaattaactATCGGtgtctccgaacacctgtgtgtaaacgttAGACAGACACCACaaatgtgttgtcactgaaaaatactgtctgctgcaactgtgttaaaatagtaagtgtatattttcatGTGACATGCAAGcagagggatttatgtttctagaaccatacCACAAtcgagcctcccgagtggcgcagcaatctAAGACTCGGGAGACTCAGGAACATAAATCCCTCTGCTTTCATATCACTTCAAATTATTTCACAAAtggaaaatatacacttactgtagacTGTTTTAACcgccactacagcctggggttcaatCCCACATCCAGCTGTGaccgggagccccatagggcggcacacagttGGTCCAGCgccatccgggttagggaagggtttggccagggggctttccttggctcaCATTTAGATGGCGTATTTAGTTGTTTTTGCTTCCAGGGCTAATTCGCCCTTTAAAACGGAACATCCATGTCAGGGACCATCAACTAGATCATGCCGCGGGCCAATTTCTTTCTTTAGCGGATGgccagggggccggaacataaccgcggcaggtagcctagcRGTTAAGAGCRttggaccagtaaccgaaaggttgttgttTGAAATCYCAARCCAGCAAGgttgaaaaatctgccgttctgcccttgagcaaggcagttaaccccaaacaacaacaaaTTCCCTGGGCACCAATGAAGTGGacatctgattcagaggggtgggttaaatgaggaagacattacagttgaatgcatttagttgtgcaactgactaggcatcTCCTTTCCCCTGaagtacaaatcatttgtagactgcaaattgactgcaagaagcccaaacatataaTATTTGATTACAACATAATTTCAAAACTTTGTTGTTGCTCAGAGCCTAACATTACACCCAAGGGCTAAATTCAgcctgccagttggggaaccctgacacAAGGTCCTTGGCCTATGGAGTAATGTTAAGCTCCTTTCGTCCAATATTAGGTTAGTAATGGCTATGCTGTACACAATGGAAAGCATTTCCACATTCAGGACTAAGATTGGTGGTACTTGTaattttaaagctgcaatatgtaattgttgtgctacccaaccaaattcacatataaatggatccgtcattctcattgaaagcaagtctaagaagcggtacaTCTGttatatgtgtgctatttctatgcttcgaGTTTAAATTTCGTTTGAGTCTTTTACTTCGGTgttgtacaccagtttcaaaacagctgaaaattaaatatttttggttatggaaaatatatttcacagcggtttggatggtacaatgattctcaacactatacatgcTAGTTGTCACACTGAAATTAGGagaactatttgaattttagcaaccagaaaatggcgGAGATTTCGGTATCGTGCATCATTCAAAGGTGCACATGATTGTTTGTTCATAGCAGACACAGCCTGCCTGCATACCACATAGAATATTTAGAATTTGAACTTACCTTTCCATAAGGTGTGTCTACATATTTCTCGGTCCTTCCCTCCAATATGTCTGGGTCATCAAGGCCAGAACCTCCAATGATTCCAATCTAGCAAGAATATACATGTCATTAATCACACTCTTGACTATGACCCGTCACATAAATGTATAGCTAGGTAGGTGCATTGGAGTGGAGTAATGTCAATTCTACAGTAGCTATCTATGGTGAAATACGTGATACAGTTTGACTGCTAGCGGATGCCTACTAGCatgatgttagctagctgctagtgCACTAACTAGTTCTGCAAGCTGTAAAGTGTATTCTTGAGACGTTTGAGTTTAACGTTGTCCATGTAGATATAGCTAAGTAGCGACCTAGCTATATCCTGGGTAGCTAATAGCTAGCATAATGTGACACGTGTATCGCTGTAGAATTGTAACGTTCTAGCTAGTGCATAATACTTTGATCAGTTTGTCACGAGAAGTCAAACATTTCAACAAGAGAACGTTATTACCTTAATTTGCATGCTTGCTGACATATCTTCTcggataaaaaaatgtatctgagATTAGCTGGCAAAATTACTATATCTTGCAACTGCTGCGTTCACTTCCTCCTATGTCATACGATGACTTGTTCAGTAACGTTACGTCTCCTTAAGCGTGCCGTTAGTCTCTCGTATCAGAACAATACTCTCACTCAAACAATGTCGGGAAACTTTTAGAGGCTAATTTGTTATGGATTGTAGACTTTGAGATTCATTATAATTAATCCAtaaaacaaactttatttgtaCCATTGGCAGTTATTAAGTTAACGCCAATTATTTATATAAACACTAGATGACTGTTAGGGGGCGCTGTGTTTAAACCATCCGCACTCCCCCAcggttgtaaaaaatattttggaagcacAGAAATGGATGCATTATGTGCAAGGGAAAGCGGGATACCTAgtaagttgtacaactgaacgcattcaactgaaattAGTCTTCcgaatttaacccaacccctctaaatcagagaggtgcggggtgcattaatcaacatccacgtcatcCGCGCCCGGCGAACAGTGGTTTAACTATTAATGCCTACATTGTTTttttatattacagacaccttataTTATGTGagttaaacataaaaataaaacatgacaaaatatataaaacattttccttaaagtataattttttgagATTGCTAATGTTACTgcccccactacaacaacaaacgTATTAAATACGTGTAATTTTGTCcattaaacatttaattgaaatactgtagaattccattaattcctatggagggCTGCTCCTACTGGTGagagccaatatggccgaccggtggcttcaaagcctctcaatggccaatacatagcattagCAATCCAGAGTTTATACACATAATTGGTTACCACTCACATGGCAGCTGGGACAAATGGAATACCAGGGCGCATTttcagagcatgctcagaccagctggcaTGTTTCAAGcggaccaccattgtccctgctCCTGAGAGGTCAAAGGCAGCCTTCCTAAACAActatcgtcccgtagcactcacatctgtaaacatgaaatttacatttacatttaagtcatttagcagacgctcttatcctgctttgaaaggctagtaatGGTgaatatcaacaccatcatcccagacactctggacccactccaattcacataccgccccaacagatccacagatgatgcaatctctattgcactctacactgctctctcctggacaagaggattacctatgtgagtgctgttcattgactacagctcagcattcataGTCCACTcaagctcgggaccctgggactgaatacctccctatacaactggatcctgaac from Salvelinus sp. IW2-2015 linkage group LG14, ASM291031v2, whole genome shotgun sequence includes:
- the LOC111973593 gene encoding S-methyl-5'-thioadenosine phosphorylase — encoded protein: MSASMQIKIGIIGGSGLDDPDILEGRTEKYVDTPYGKPSDALIMGKIKNVECVLLARHGRQHTIMPTDVNYQANIWALREEGCTHLLVTTACGSLREEIQPGDIVIIDQFIDRCTIESILSGCITAWYNNCTALNCKALQRVVRFAQLITRDSENISPNLGAAQEPASNE